The Amycolatopsis mongoliensis genome includes a window with the following:
- a CDS encoding ABC transporter substrate-binding protein yields MRPKTTNRRIRLIAGAVCAGLAAVTALSACGGGDAGGGGKIKLSLGLFGNFGYTDLIKEYQAAHPDIEITERTASYSDHHKNLAAHLATGGGAADIEAIDTGYVAQFKATPDKFVDLTTVGGDKLKDRWLGWKWSASLAKGGQQIGYGTDVGGLAICYRRDLLQNAGLPADREAVSALWPTWQAFFDTGKRFQAKAPTGVKWMDGGPTVLNAIFGQAPTGYYDQSDKLVVDSNPALRAGWDQVVDAVKANLSAGLLYSTPTWNTGFTQGQFATVTCPAWMMTKIKDQAPDTSGKWDVATVPGGGGNWGGSYLTIPKQGKHTKEAAELAAWLTAPEQQAKVFTSQGLLPSTPSLYDDPKITGYTNPFFNNAPVGKLFTDAAKKLNPQYQGPKAGDVQTEFGNAMQRVEQGKQDGAAAWQQLVGDVAKLQS; encoded by the coding sequence ATGCGCCCGAAAACGACAAACCGCCGGATCCGCCTGATCGCCGGGGCGGTGTGCGCCGGCCTTGCCGCGGTCACCGCGTTGAGCGCCTGCGGGGGCGGCGACGCCGGCGGCGGCGGCAAGATCAAGCTCAGCCTCGGCCTCTTCGGCAACTTCGGCTACACCGACCTGATCAAGGAGTACCAGGCGGCCCACCCGGACATCGAGATCACCGAGCGGACCGCCTCCTACTCCGACCACCACAAGAACCTCGCCGCGCACCTGGCCACCGGCGGCGGCGCCGCGGACATCGAGGCGATCGACACCGGGTACGTCGCCCAGTTCAAGGCGACCCCGGACAAGTTCGTCGACCTCACCACCGTCGGCGGCGACAAGCTCAAGGACCGCTGGCTGGGCTGGAAGTGGTCGGCCTCGCTCGCCAAGGGCGGGCAGCAGATCGGCTACGGCACCGACGTCGGCGGCCTGGCCATCTGCTACCGCCGTGACCTGCTCCAGAACGCCGGCCTGCCCGCCGACCGCGAGGCCGTCTCCGCGCTCTGGCCCACCTGGCAAGCGTTCTTCGACACGGGCAAGCGCTTCCAGGCCAAGGCGCCGACCGGCGTCAAGTGGATGGACGGCGGCCCGACCGTGCTCAACGCGATCTTCGGCCAGGCACCGACCGGCTACTACGACCAGAGCGACAAGCTCGTCGTCGACAGCAACCCGGCCCTGCGCGCCGGCTGGGACCAGGTCGTCGACGCCGTCAAGGCGAACCTGTCCGCCGGCCTGCTCTACAGCACGCCGACCTGGAACACCGGCTTCACCCAGGGCCAGTTCGCCACCGTCACCTGCCCGGCCTGGATGATGACCAAGATCAAGGACCAGGCGCCGGACACGTCGGGCAAGTGGGACGTCGCGACCGTGCCCGGCGGGGGCGGCAACTGGGGCGGCTCGTACCTGACGATCCCCAAGCAGGGCAAGCACACCAAGGAAGCCGCCGAGCTCGCCGCGTGGCTGACCGCGCCCGAGCAGCAGGCGAAGGTGTTCACCAGCCAGGGCCTGCTGCCCTCGACGCCGTCGCTCTACGACGACCCGAAGATCACCGGCTACACCAACCCGTTCTTCAACAACGCGCCCGTCGGCAAGCTCTTCACCGACGCGGCGAAGAAGCTGAACCCGCAGTACCAGGGCCCGAAGGCCGGCGACGTCCAGACGGAGTTCGGCAACGCGATGCAGCGCGTCGAGCAGGGCAAGCAGGACGGCGCGGCGGCGTGGCAGCAGCTGGTCGGTGACGTCGCGAAGCTGCAGAGCTGA
- a CDS encoding carbohydrate ABC transporter permease: MALTFADRRHKWDVKLSPFGFVSPYFLIFGVFGLFPLLYTAFVSLQKRNLLDAEGARFIGFGNYEQLLFHDPYFWNAMGNTVSLWLLTTIPQILFALGIAHLLNRRLRGRTLFRMGMILPNITSVAAVTIIFAQLFGRDFGLVNWVLSWFGGGHVDWQAGTASSHTAIAAMVVWRWTGYHALIFLASMQAIPSTMYEAATLDGARGWQQFWRITVPLLRPQIIFSTVIATTGNMRLLAEPLLFNPGTAAATGGSDRQFQTAALYLYEQGFTKYDFGYSSAIALILAVATMLVAGLSYLVTRRIQTD, from the coding sequence ATGGCACTGACGTTCGCCGACCGGCGGCACAAGTGGGACGTCAAGCTGTCGCCGTTCGGCTTCGTCAGCCCGTACTTCCTGATCTTCGGCGTCTTCGGGCTGTTCCCGCTGCTCTACACGGCTTTCGTGTCGCTGCAGAAGCGCAACCTGCTCGACGCCGAGGGCGCGAGGTTCATCGGGTTCGGCAACTACGAGCAGCTGCTGTTCCACGACCCGTACTTCTGGAACGCGATGGGGAACACGGTCAGCCTGTGGCTGCTGACCACCATCCCGCAGATCCTGTTCGCCCTCGGCATCGCGCACCTGCTCAACCGCAGGCTGCGCGGGCGGACGCTGTTCCGGATGGGGATGATCCTGCCGAACATCACCTCGGTGGCGGCGGTGACGATCATCTTCGCGCAGCTCTTCGGCCGGGACTTCGGGCTGGTGAACTGGGTGCTGAGCTGGTTCGGCGGCGGGCACGTCGACTGGCAGGCCGGCACGGCCAGCTCGCACACCGCCATCGCGGCGATGGTGGTGTGGCGCTGGACCGGCTACCACGCGCTGATCTTCCTGGCGTCGATGCAGGCGATCCCGTCGACCATGTACGAAGCCGCGACGCTCGACGGCGCCCGTGGGTGGCAGCAGTTCTGGCGGATCACCGTGCCGCTGCTGCGGCCGCAGATCATCTTCTCCACGGTGATCGCGACGACCGGGAACATGCGGCTGCTCGCCGAGCCGCTGCTGTTCAACCCCGGCACGGCGGCCGCCACCGGCGGCTCGGACCGGCAGTTCCAGACCGCCGCGCTCTACCTCTACGAGCAGGGCTTCACCAAGTACGACTTCGGCTACAGCTCGGCGATCGCGCTGATCCTGGCCGTCGCCACGATGCTCGTCGCGGGCCTGTCGTACCTGGTGACCCGGCGCATCCAAACGGACTGA
- a CDS encoding carbohydrate ABC transporter permease: MTTVLTPAAPAPPVAPGRARRIARRVASPWTYAALIAILAGSAFPVYWSFVVSSQTSEAVGSVPPVLVPGGHLFENIARVFDETDFALALGNSMIVAGTITVSVVLFSTLAGFAFAKLRFRGRTLLLLVVVATQAIPTELGVVPLYMMMADFGWAGQLQAVIVPGLVTAFGVFFMRQYFERALPLELLEAGRMDGCNSLRLFWHVALPAARPAAAVLGLFTFMQAWNDFFWPLVVLVPENPTVQTALSTLASGYTTDYTLVLTAATIGTVPVLLVFLLFGRQIVGGIMQGALKG; this comes from the coding sequence ATGACCACCGTGCTGACCCCGGCCGCGCCCGCGCCGCCGGTGGCCCCCGGGCGGGCCCGGCGCATCGCGCGCCGGGTCGCGAGCCCGTGGACCTACGCCGCGCTGATCGCGATCCTGGCCGGCTCGGCGTTCCCCGTGTACTGGTCGTTCGTCGTCTCCTCGCAGACGTCGGAGGCGGTCGGGAGTGTCCCGCCGGTCCTCGTGCCCGGCGGGCACCTGTTCGAGAACATCGCGCGCGTCTTCGACGAGACGGACTTCGCGCTGGCGCTCGGGAACTCGATGATCGTCGCGGGCACGATCACCGTGTCCGTGGTGCTGTTCTCGACGCTGGCCGGGTTCGCCTTCGCCAAGCTGCGCTTCCGCGGCCGGACCCTGCTGCTGCTCGTCGTGGTCGCCACCCAGGCGATCCCGACCGAGCTGGGCGTCGTGCCGCTCTACATGATGATGGCCGACTTCGGCTGGGCCGGGCAGCTGCAGGCGGTGATCGTGCCCGGCCTGGTCACCGCGTTCGGCGTGTTCTTCATGCGCCAGTACTTCGAACGGGCGCTGCCGCTGGAACTGCTCGAAGCCGGGCGGATGGACGGCTGCAACTCGCTGCGGCTGTTCTGGCACGTCGCGCTGCCGGCCGCCCGCCCGGCCGCGGCGGTGCTCGGGCTGTTCACGTTCATGCAGGCGTGGAACGACTTCTTCTGGCCGCTGGTCGTGCTGGTCCCGGAGAACCCGACCGTCCAGACCGCACTGTCCACCCTGGCCAGCGGCTACACCACCGACTACACCCTCGTGCTCACCGCCGCCACCATCGGCACCGTCCCCGTCCTGCTCGTGTTCCTGCTGTTCGGCCGCCAGATCGTCGGCGGCATCATGCAGGGCGCGCTCAAGGGCTGA
- a CDS encoding GH1 family beta-glucosidase, whose product MTSRFPPGFRWGVATSAFQIEGATRSDGRGPSIWDTFAAVPGAVAGGDTGEPAADHYHRWPRDIALLAALGVDSYRFSVSWPRIQPSGRGGVSAKGIGFYRQLVEALREQGIEPFLTLYHWDLPQALEDEGGWRSRDTASRFADYAALVHAELGDVVDHWTTLNEPYPCAVAGYGEGRHAPGAREGHGALAAAHHLLLGHGLAVRAMRSQARTAHQFGIVLNQSPVVPVTDSAADAAAAARQDTLLRRQFTDPLFGGRYAPGLAAMFAGVSDFSFRLDGDLETIGESLDYLGVNYYYRLHVADAPHREPDPALRTVADIGVDTSRLPDVPRTGMGWPVEPEGLTEALVGLHNRYPGLPPVYVTENGCVYPDVLDERGMFADEQRIAFLRAHIEAARASAEAGVDLRGYFCWSLLDNFEWAHGYKHRFGLVHVDYTTQRRTPRASYHWYREFVAAQRTP is encoded by the coding sequence GTGACTTCCCGTTTCCCGCCCGGTTTCCGCTGGGGCGTCGCCACTTCGGCGTTCCAGATCGAGGGCGCCACCCGATCCGACGGCCGCGGACCGTCCATTTGGGACACCTTCGCGGCGGTCCCCGGCGCGGTCGCCGGCGGCGACACCGGCGAACCGGCGGCGGACCACTACCACCGCTGGCCCCGCGACATCGCCCTGCTCGCCGCGCTGGGCGTCGACTCCTACCGGTTCTCGGTCTCCTGGCCGCGGATCCAGCCCTCCGGCCGCGGCGGCGTCTCCGCGAAGGGGATCGGCTTCTACCGGCAGCTGGTGGAAGCCCTGCGCGAGCAGGGGATCGAGCCGTTCCTCACGCTGTACCACTGGGACCTCCCGCAGGCCCTGGAGGACGAGGGCGGCTGGCGTTCCCGCGACACGGCGTCCCGGTTCGCCGACTACGCCGCGCTGGTGCACGCGGAGCTCGGCGACGTCGTCGACCACTGGACGACGCTGAACGAGCCGTACCCGTGCGCGGTCGCGGGCTACGGCGAAGGACGGCACGCCCCGGGCGCGAGGGAAGGGCACGGCGCGCTCGCCGCCGCCCACCACCTGCTGCTCGGCCACGGCCTGGCGGTGCGCGCGATGCGCTCGCAAGCGAGGACGGCGCATCAGTTCGGGATCGTGCTCAACCAGTCGCCCGTGGTGCCGGTGACGGACTCGGCCGCCGACGCCGCGGCGGCGGCCCGTCAGGACACGCTGCTGCGGCGCCAGTTCACCGACCCGCTGTTCGGCGGCCGGTACGCGCCGGGCCTGGCGGCGATGTTCGCCGGCGTCTCGGACTTCTCGTTCCGGCTCGACGGTGACCTGGAGACGATCGGCGAGTCCCTCGACTACCTGGGCGTGAACTACTACTACCGGCTGCACGTCGCGGACGCGCCCCACCGCGAGCCGGACCCGGCGCTGCGCACCGTGGCCGACATCGGCGTGGACACTTCGCGCCTGCCGGACGTCCCGCGCACGGGCATGGGCTGGCCGGTGGAACCGGAGGGGCTGACCGAGGCCCTGGTCGGCCTGCACAACCGCTACCCGGGGCTGCCGCCGGTGTACGTCACCGAAAACGGCTGCGTGTACCCGGACGTGCTGGACGAGCGCGGCATGTTCGCCGACGAGCAGCGCATCGCGTTCCTGCGTGCGCACATCGAGGCGGCCCGGGCGTCGGCCGAGGCGGGTGTCGACCTGCGGGGGTACTTCTGCTGGTCGCTGCTCGACAACTTCGAGTGGGCCCACGGGTACAAGCACCGGTTCGGCCTGGTCCACGTGGACTACACCACCCAGCGCCGTACCCCGCGGGCGAGCTACCACTGGTACCGCGAGTTCGTCGCGGCCCAGCGGACCCCGTGA
- a CDS encoding antibiotic biosynthesis monooxygenase family protein yields MSDHPEAPVGAFEPPYYVAVFTTVRTAEQSGYGETNARMEDLVREVPGYLGMDHAQTPGGLGITVGYFRDADALTEWRHNAEHRAAQQRGRAEWYQSYTLHVAKVERSHGFTRA; encoded by the coding sequence ATGAGCGATCACCCGGAAGCGCCCGTCGGGGCCTTCGAACCGCCCTACTACGTGGCGGTCTTCACCACGGTGCGAACCGCCGAGCAGAGCGGTTACGGCGAGACCAACGCCCGGATGGAGGACCTGGTCCGCGAGGTGCCCGGGTACCTGGGGATGGACCACGCGCAGACCCCCGGCGGGCTGGGCATCACCGTCGGCTACTTCCGCGACGCCGACGCCCTCACCGAGTGGCGGCACAACGCCGAGCACCGCGCGGCGCAGCAGCGCGGCCGGGCGGAGTGGTACCAGAGCTACACGCTGCACGTGGCGAAAGTCGAGCGCAGCCACGGGTTCACGCGAGCTTGA
- a CDS encoding AMP-dependent synthetase/ligase, which translates to MREYSAPAGKPVADDENMSDVVWANAERFSDVVSFRRQVDGTWLDVTAREFAGQVLAVAKGMARAGIGRGDRVAIMSKTRYEWTLIDFAIWAAGAVTVPIYDTSSPEQVYWILSDSAAKAVFVETTEHAGAVGEIRDRLTALDHTWQIESDTPAIETLAAMGAELSDDELHERRRDVTADELATIVYTSGTTGRPKGVELTHRNLLAEIRADIEAFPQLMEQGNSLLVFLPLAHVLARAIAVTALTARVTLGHTPDVKNLVADLGTFRPTFVVAVPRVFEKVYNSAKQKAHGDGKGKIFDAAEAVAVAYSEAQDKGGAGLLLRLQHLVFDKLVYGKLRAALGGRCVAAVSGGAPLGARLAHFFRGIGVPVFEGYGLTETSAAANLNTQTAFRVGTVGKPVNGTSVRIADDGEVLLKGNVVFRAYYNNPQATAESLSDGWFHTGDLGELDSDGFLKITGRKKEIIVTAGGKNVAPSGLEDTLKAAPLVSQAMVVGDQRPFIAALVTVDEEYFPTWKSQHGKPASATVAELATDADLLAEIQAAVDEANKQVSKAEAIKKFTVLPNDFTEQGGEITPSLKLKRNVVSKNYAIDIEGLYKK; encoded by the coding sequence GTGCGCGAATACAGCGCTCCCGCCGGGAAGCCGGTGGCCGACGACGAGAACATGTCCGATGTCGTCTGGGCGAACGCCGAGCGGTTCTCCGACGTGGTGAGCTTCCGCCGCCAGGTCGACGGAACCTGGCTGGACGTCACGGCCAGGGAGTTCGCCGGCCAGGTGCTGGCCGTGGCCAAGGGCATGGCCCGGGCCGGGATCGGCCGCGGCGACCGCGTCGCCATCATGTCCAAGACCCGCTACGAGTGGACGCTGATCGACTTCGCGATCTGGGCGGCGGGCGCGGTGACGGTGCCGATCTACGACACCTCCTCCCCCGAGCAGGTGTACTGGATCCTCTCCGACTCGGCCGCGAAGGCCGTGTTCGTCGAGACGACCGAGCACGCCGGAGCGGTCGGGGAGATCCGCGACCGGCTCACCGCCCTCGACCACACGTGGCAGATCGAGAGCGACACCCCCGCCATCGAGACGCTGGCCGCGATGGGCGCCGAGCTCTCCGACGACGAGCTGCACGAGCGCCGCCGCGATGTGACCGCGGACGAGCTCGCCACGATCGTCTACACGTCGGGCACCACCGGCCGCCCCAAGGGCGTCGAACTGACCCACCGCAACCTGCTGGCCGAGATCCGCGCCGACATCGAGGCGTTCCCGCAGCTGATGGAGCAGGGCAACTCGCTGCTGGTGTTCCTGCCGCTGGCGCACGTGCTGGCCCGCGCGATCGCCGTCACGGCGCTGACCGCCCGCGTCACCCTCGGGCACACCCCGGACGTCAAGAACCTGGTCGCCGACCTCGGCACGTTCCGGCCGACGTTCGTCGTCGCCGTGCCGCGCGTGTTCGAGAAGGTCTACAACTCGGCGAAGCAGAAGGCCCACGGCGACGGCAAGGGCAAGATCTTCGACGCCGCCGAGGCCGTCGCGGTCGCCTACAGCGAGGCGCAGGACAAGGGCGGCGCCGGGCTCCTCCTGCGGCTGCAGCACCTGGTGTTCGACAAGCTCGTCTACGGCAAGCTGCGCGCGGCCCTCGGCGGCCGCTGCGTGGCGGCGGTGTCGGGCGGGGCGCCGCTCGGGGCGCGGCTGGCGCACTTCTTCCGCGGCATCGGCGTCCCGGTGTTCGAGGGCTACGGCCTCACCGAAACGTCGGCGGCGGCGAACCTCAACACGCAGACGGCGTTCCGCGTCGGCACGGTCGGCAAGCCGGTCAACGGCACGTCGGTCCGCATCGCCGACGACGGCGAGGTACTGCTGAAGGGCAACGTCGTCTTCCGGGCCTACTACAACAACCCGCAGGCGACGGCCGAATCGCTCAGCGACGGCTGGTTCCACACCGGCGACCTGGGCGAGCTGGACTCCGACGGCTTCCTCAAGATCACCGGCCGCAAGAAGGAGATCATCGTGACGGCGGGCGGCAAGAACGTCGCCCCGTCCGGTCTCGAGGACACGCTGAAGGCGGCCCCGCTGGTCAGCCAGGCCATGGTGGTCGGCGACCAGCGCCCGTTCATCGCGGCGCTGGTGACGGTCGACGAGGAGTACTTCCCGACCTGGAAGTCCCAGCACGGCAAGCCTGCTTCCGCCACGGTCGCCGAGCTGGCCACGGACGCCGACCTGCTCGCGGAGATCCAGGCCGCGGTCGACGAGGCGAACAAGCAGGTGTCCAAGGCCGAGGCGATCAAGAAGTTCACGGTGCTGCCCAACGACTTCACCGAGCAGGGCGGCGAGATCACGCCGAGCCTGAAGCTGAAGCGCAACGTGGTCTCGAAGAACTACGCCATCGACATCGAAGGCCTGTACAAGAAGTAG
- a CDS encoding polyketide cyclase / dehydrase and lipid transport: MNAPPSLDIVDETFLAVPPATVAAVFAEPASWRRYWPDLVLEVYTDRGDKGLRWTVRGALVGTMEVWLEPVLDGTLLHYFLRATPADAAGTPRALAPRDLRREFDRRARAAKVIALGLKEILEDGREPGVPPRGEG, translated from the coding sequence GTGAACGCGCCACCCTCACTCGACATCGTCGACGAGACGTTCCTCGCCGTTCCGCCGGCCACCGTGGCCGCGGTCTTCGCCGAACCGGCGTCCTGGCGGCGCTACTGGCCCGACCTGGTCCTCGAGGTCTACACCGACCGGGGGGACAAGGGCCTGCGCTGGACCGTGCGGGGTGCGCTCGTCGGTACGATGGAGGTCTGGCTCGAGCCGGTGCTCGACGGCACCCTGCTGCACTACTTCCTGCGGGCGACCCCCGCCGACGCGGCCGGGACGCCGCGGGCGCTGGCGCCACGCGACCTGCGCCGGGAGTTCGACCGGCGGGCCCGCGCGGCGAAGGTGATCGCACTCGGGCTCAAGGAGATCCTGGAGGACGGGCGCGAGCCCGGCGTTCCTCCGCGCGGCGAGGGCTAG
- a CDS encoding metallophosphoesterase family protein, whose product MRVHVVSDVHGNADALKRAGDGADALVVLGDLLDFVDYREHDKGIMGDLFGAEKVGEFARLRREGTRDETVAYSRTLWASLDDPAGAVDEAVRTQYAALFAAMTAPTYATPGNVDTPALWPEFAGEGIRVLDGEVAEIGGLRFGFVGGALLPDGVVPRHRKGAAWRPYLRDREDYDRSVAALAEVDVLCTHGPPALPELTYDVVARRSEIGSAALLELIRAQQPRWSVFGHVHQPLSPRARVGLTECRNVGHFKETGQPYVLRW is encoded by the coding sequence GTGCGGGTACACGTCGTCTCGGACGTGCACGGCAACGCCGACGCGCTGAAGCGGGCGGGGGACGGGGCCGACGCGCTGGTCGTGCTCGGCGACCTGCTCGACTTCGTCGACTACCGCGAGCACGACAAGGGCATCATGGGCGACCTGTTCGGCGCCGAGAAGGTCGGCGAGTTCGCCCGCCTGCGCCGTGAGGGCACCCGTGACGAAACCGTTGCCTACTCGCGGACGCTCTGGGCGAGCCTCGACGACCCCGCCGGCGCCGTCGACGAGGCCGTCCGCACCCAGTACGCGGCGCTCTTCGCGGCGATGACCGCGCCCACCTACGCCACCCCCGGCAACGTCGACACCCCGGCGCTGTGGCCCGAGTTCGCCGGCGAGGGCATCCGGGTGCTCGACGGCGAGGTGGCCGAGATCGGCGGCCTGCGGTTCGGGTTCGTCGGCGGCGCGCTGCTGCCCGACGGTGTCGTCCCGCGCCACCGCAAAGGGGCCGCCTGGCGCCCCTACCTGCGGGATCGCGAGGACTACGACCGCAGCGTGGCCGCACTCGCGGAAGTAGACGTCCTTTGCACGCACGGCCCGCCGGCGCTGCCCGAGCTGACCTACGACGTCGTCGCGCGCCGCAGCGAGATCGGTTCGGCGGCGCTGCTGGAGCTGATCCGGGCCCAGCAGCCGCGCTGGTCGGTGTTCGGGCACGTGCACCAGCCCCTCTCCCCCCGCGCCCGGGTCGGCCTGACCGAGTGCCGTAACGTGGGTCACTTCAAGGAGACCGGGCAGCCCTACGTGCTGCGCTGGTGA
- a CDS encoding SRPBCC family protein, which produces MAEQSTQSIEVDAEPSRVMAVIADFPAYPEWARAVRQTEVLDTDGDGRAKQVKLTLDAGPIKDVYTLEYDWDGDGLGVSWHLVKGQMQKAQNGRYALEDLDGRTRVTYTLSVELALPMIGLLRRKAEKMVMDTALKELKKRAEG; this is translated from the coding sequence ATGGCCGAGCAGTCCACACAGTCCATCGAGGTCGACGCCGAGCCCAGCCGGGTGATGGCCGTGATCGCCGATTTCCCCGCCTACCCGGAATGGGCCAGGGCCGTCCGGCAGACCGAGGTCCTCGACACCGATGGTGACGGGCGGGCCAAGCAGGTCAAGCTCACCCTCGACGCGGGCCCGATCAAGGATGTCTACACCCTCGAGTACGACTGGGACGGCGACGGCCTCGGCGTCAGCTGGCACCTGGTCAAGGGTCAGATGCAGAAGGCGCAGAACGGCCGCTACGCCCTGGAGGACCTCGACGGCCGCACCCGCGTCACCTACACGCTGTCGGTCGAGCTGGCGCTGCCGATGATCGGCCTGCTGCGCCGCAAGGCCGAGAAGATGGTCATGGACACCGCGCTGAAGGAGCTCAAGAAGCGGGCCGAGGGGTAA
- a CDS encoding ArsA family ATPase — protein sequence MRILLFTGKGGVGKTTLAAATGAALAARGRKTLVVSTDPAHSLGDAFGHTLGAEPSEVDALLSAVQIDARTLVDTSWHRLRAELQTALAGAGLDTLDAEELTVLPGVDDLLALTEVRRLAEDGLWETIVVDCGPTAETLRLLALPEAVSGYLTRVFGRRGRVIESVRRLGAHLDGLRALLTEPSVTTVRLVLTPERVVVAEARRTLSSLALRGIAVDGLIANRLMPAPGFWRGGAASWLRTRRTQQDAVLAELAAAGFGPSKLSCVEHRAVEPVGLPALLEIAAELYRGGDPLDGDGTPVTPLLRVRPAPDGYTLRIAIPLGRDAEVDLARVDDDLAITVDGFRRLIALPESLRPCRITGAESDADGLVVNLAGNRGRG from the coding sequence GTGCGGATCCTGCTGTTCACCGGCAAGGGGGGTGTCGGGAAGACCACGCTGGCCGCGGCGACCGGCGCCGCCCTGGCCGCCCGCGGCAGGAAGACCCTCGTCGTGTCCACCGACCCGGCGCACTCGCTCGGCGACGCGTTCGGCCACACCCTCGGCGCCGAGCCGTCCGAAGTGGACGCTCTCCTCTCCGCCGTGCAGATCGATGCGCGCACCCTGGTCGACACCAGCTGGCACCGGCTGCGGGCCGAGCTGCAGACGGCACTGGCCGGCGCGGGCCTGGACACCCTCGACGCCGAAGAGCTCACCGTGCTGCCCGGCGTCGACGACCTGCTCGCCCTCACCGAGGTCCGCCGGCTGGCCGAAGACGGGCTGTGGGAGACCATCGTCGTCGACTGCGGGCCCACGGCCGAGACGCTGCGGCTGCTCGCCCTGCCCGAAGCCGTTTCCGGGTACCTGACCCGGGTGTTCGGCCGCCGCGGCCGGGTCATCGAGTCGGTGCGCCGCCTCGGTGCCCACCTCGACGGCCTGCGGGCGCTGCTCACCGAGCCGTCGGTGACCACGGTCCGGCTGGTGCTGACGCCGGAGCGGGTGGTGGTCGCGGAAGCACGGCGCACGCTCAGCTCCCTGGCCCTGCGCGGCATCGCGGTCGACGGCCTGATCGCCAACCGGCTGATGCCCGCGCCCGGGTTCTGGCGCGGCGGTGCCGCGTCGTGGCTGCGCACGCGCCGGACGCAGCAGGACGCCGTGCTCGCCGAGCTGGCGGCCGCCGGGTTCGGGCCGTCGAAGCTTTCGTGCGTCGAGCACCGGGCCGTCGAACCGGTCGGGCTGCCCGCGCTGCTGGAGATCGCCGCCGAGCTCTACCGCGGCGGCGACCCCCTGGACGGCGATGGCACCCCGGTCACGCCCCTGCTGCGGGTGCGGCCGGCGCCGGACGGGTACACGCTGCGCATCGCGATCCCGCTCGGGCGGGACGCCGAGGTCGACCTCGCCCGCGTCGACGACGACCTGGCGATCACTGTCGACGGCTTCCGCAGGCTCATCGCCCTGCCGGAGTCGCTGCGGCCGTGCCGGATCACCGGCGCGGAATCCGACGCCGACGGCCTGGTCGTGAACCTGGCCGGGAACCGGGGACGCGGGTGA
- a CDS encoding ROK family protein: MDVGGTSVRAGVVDERGSLLDTARVATPSEEGALEDAIAGVIEDLRNRHEVAGVGLAVAGFVARDRRSVMFAPHLAWRGAPVADRIEKRVGLPVLLEHDVNSAIVGEHRFGAARGAQVAALVALGTGIGAGLLLEGKLFRGAYGVAPELGHLTVVRGGRPCPCGKYGCWERYCSGTALAATAVELLARHPGRSTVLAPQVAGDPGSVTGRRVAGAARDGDPIAQLAMAELAKWLGEGLALVADVFDPEIIVIGGGVSESAPLFLDEAREHYAGAITGARHRPLARIRTAHLGDDTAIVGVATLALEAAKTPV, encoded by the coding sequence GTGGACGTCGGCGGGACGAGCGTCCGGGCCGGCGTGGTGGACGAGCGCGGCTCCCTGCTCGACACGGCACGCGTCGCGACGCCGAGCGAGGAGGGCGCCCTCGAGGACGCCATCGCCGGCGTGATCGAGGACCTGCGCAACCGCCACGAGGTGGCCGGCGTCGGCCTGGCCGTGGCCGGGTTCGTGGCGCGCGACCGCCGGTCGGTGATGTTCGCGCCGCACCTGGCGTGGCGCGGCGCGCCGGTCGCGGACCGGATCGAGAAGCGCGTCGGCCTGCCGGTGCTGCTGGAGCACGACGTCAATTCGGCGATCGTCGGTGAGCACCGCTTCGGCGCGGCGCGCGGCGCCCAGGTGGCGGCGCTGGTCGCGCTGGGCACCGGCATCGGCGCGGGATTGCTGCTGGAGGGGAAGCTGTTCCGCGGCGCGTACGGCGTGGCGCCCGAGCTGGGGCACCTGACGGTGGTCCGCGGCGGGCGGCCGTGCCCGTGCGGCAAGTACGGCTGCTGGGAGCGCTACTGCAGCGGGACGGCCCTGGCGGCGACGGCGGTGGAGCTGCTGGCGCGTCACCCCGGGCGGTCGACGGTGCTGGCCCCGCAGGTGGCGGGCGACCCGGGGTCGGTGACGGGCCGCCGGGTGGCCGGCGCGGCCCGCGACGGCGACCCGATCGCCCAGCTGGCGATGGCGGAGCTGGCCAAGTGGCTCGGCGAGGGCCTGGCGCTGGTGGCGGACGTGTTCGACCCGGAGATCATCGTGATCGGCGGGGGAGTGTCGGAGTCCGCACCGCTGTTCCTCGACGAGGCCCGCGAGCACTACGCGGGCGCGATCACCGGCGCCCGGCACCGCCCGCTGGCCCGCATCCGCACGGCCCACCTGGGCGACGACACGGCCATCGTCGGCGTGGCCACGCTGGCACTGGAAGCGGCCAAGACCCCGGTCTGA